The following are from one region of the Verrucomicrobiota bacterium genome:
- a CDS encoding sugar ABC transporter ATP-binding protein encodes MRGISKSFPGVRALQDVDLALHRGEVLAVVGENGAGKSTLIKILAGANAPDAGSIRIHGEEVELGSPVAAQSHGIAVIYQEFNLVPSLTVRENIFLGRERAKTGFVRVREESQAAGALFQRLGVEIDSEAVCRSLTVAQQQLVEIAKALSQQARIIVMDEPSATLTPQEVARLFSVIRDLRSQGIGVIYVSHRLEEIFQIADRVLVLRDGRQVATRPIAGVNRETLIELMVGRKLENEFPRRQVSIGEERLAVENLNRGQKVRDVSFAVRRGEVLGLTGLVGAGRTEMARLIFGADRLESGAIRLDGRSLRLRNPRDAIRAGMALLTEDRKAQGLVLGRSVRENFGLPNLPLLSRVGFVRRVRERHALARYVDNLRIRLAHPDQPARHLSGGNQQKVVLAKWLERDCHVIIFDEPTRGIDVGAKYEVYLLINELASQGKAILMISSELPEVLGLSDRILVMHEGRITGEITDVASATQEQIMKLAVG; translated from the coding sequence GTGCGCGGCATTTCCAAGTCTTTTCCCGGCGTGCGTGCGCTCCAAGACGTAGATCTTGCTTTGCATCGCGGCGAAGTGCTGGCTGTGGTCGGCGAAAACGGAGCTGGCAAGAGCACTCTCATCAAGATCCTGGCGGGTGCGAACGCGCCCGATGCAGGTTCCATCCGCATCCACGGCGAAGAAGTTGAATTGGGCAGTCCCGTGGCGGCCCAAAGCCACGGCATCGCGGTGATTTATCAGGAGTTCAATCTCGTGCCTTCGTTGACCGTGCGGGAAAACATTTTCCTGGGCCGGGAACGAGCGAAGACAGGATTTGTCCGCGTTAGGGAAGAATCGCAGGCGGCCGGCGCCCTGTTCCAGCGGCTGGGCGTCGAGATTGACTCTGAGGCGGTATGCCGAAGTTTGACCGTGGCTCAACAGCAACTGGTCGAAATCGCGAAAGCCTTGTCTCAACAAGCGCGAATCATCGTCATGGATGAGCCGAGCGCGACCTTGACGCCCCAGGAAGTCGCCCGGCTTTTCTCGGTCATCCGCGACCTGCGATCTCAGGGCATCGGTGTGATTTATGTCAGCCATCGGTTGGAGGAGATTTTCCAGATCGCCGATCGTGTCCTGGTGCTGCGCGATGGCCGGCAGGTTGCCACGCGGCCGATTGCCGGAGTAAATCGGGAAACGTTGATCGAGTTGATGGTCGGGCGAAAACTCGAAAATGAATTTCCGAGAAGGCAGGTTTCCATCGGCGAGGAGCGGCTCGCCGTGGAAAACCTCAATCGCGGCCAAAAGGTTCGGGACGTTTCGTTCGCGGTCCGGCGCGGCGAAGTGCTGGGACTGACGGGATTGGTCGGGGCAGGCCGAACCGAGATGGCGCGCTTGATCTTCGGCGCGGACCGGCTGGAAAGCGGCGCCATCCGGCTGGATGGCCGGAGCTTGCGTCTCCGCAATCCCCGCGACGCGATTCGCGCCGGGATGGCCCTGCTGACCGAGGATCGCAAGGCGCAGGGTTTGGTGCTGGGCCGATCCGTTCGTGAAAATTTCGGGCTGCCAAATCTGCCGTTGCTCTCTCGGGTGGGCTTTGTTCGCCGCGTCCGCGAGCGCCACGCGCTGGCCCGGTACGTGGACAACTTGCGAATTCGTCTTGCGCATCCGGATCAGCCGGCGCGCCATCTTTCCGGAGGGAACCAACAGAAGGTCGTCCTGGCGAAATGGCTCGAACGGGATTGCCACGTCATTATCTTTGACGAGCCAACGCGCGGCATCGATGTGGGCGCCAAATATGAAGTGTATCTCCTGATCAATGAACTGGCGTCCCAGGGCAAAGCAATCTTGATGATCAGTTCCGAATTGCCGGAAGTCCTCGGCCTGAGCGACCGGATTCTCGTGATGCACGAGGGCCGCATTACGGGTGAGATCACGGACGTGGCGAGTGCGACTCAGGAGCAAATAATGAAACTTGCAGTCGGGTGA